In Mus caroli unplaced genomic scaffold, CAROLI_EIJ_v1.1 scaffold_8373_1, whole genome shotgun sequence, the genomic window GAGCCTAAATCGTATCATAAAGGTATATGAGTGTATATTCATAGATTTGTATATGAATGTATTGAGGTTAGACATATTTTCTTGGGTAAAAGTTTTTTCATCTGTGAGTGACTCTTTTCTCCATattcaataaaagtttattgGTTTaaacctccctccttcccaccaaGCTTGAAGTGAGGCTTCTGGGCTAGGGAAAATACCTAGCAATTAATTCCTTACTTAACACCTCTGCTGTATTACACTGAGAGGCTAAAGGCCAGATACTCTGCTGTTTCTGCCATCAAAGGAACTCAGTCAGAGAGGCCAACTACTGTTGCAAAGTAACATAGACCTAAGACaggtaaatgttttaaaattaaaaagcaacccTAATTTTTTGCAAAACCAAGTCTTGCCCCCGTGGATACTCTTTACCCTTGGGTACCTTCAAGAGAAAACAAGAACACAGGAGCTGGCCTCTCGCAATTATCCTGGAGCCTTGTTCATTTACCTTATTTTACATATGTTTTGCATACATGTATTATGTGTGCACCACTTACATGCATTTCATACAGGGCAATGCATCCCTGTGATCTAGAGTCATGATGGTTCCAAGCCATGATGTCATTCtagagaatcaaacccaggtcgtTCCAAAGCAagaagtgctcttgaccactgagccatctctccagcataaaTCCAGAGCTTTTAAAAGCAGAACCTCAATGTGTAGTAAACATATGTTGGCAAAATAATCAGAAGCTTGGCTCTGGCAACTGGGATGATCCATCCCTTTACAAGATTAAGTTTTGGGGGAGCTAAAATCATGTGACTATGAAATGATTGATTTATGGAATCATATTAATGGGTATGCTACTAGATGATCTCTGGTAGTAAGTAGGCCAAATAACTAAAATAGGCACTAAATATAAGACTGTTGAGTAAAACTGTAAAAAGTGTGTGGTTACTGATGACATATGATAACACTTGGGAACTTGTTTTCCACTGCATAAGAAGGAATCTCTTTTAAGACAGAAATTCACTAACAGGATCATTATGGTGATGAACCCTGGTCATCTTCAGGGTTTCATGTTTGACATAATGTGTTGAAAACAGTGTATGACTTAATGTTATATATTGCCTCTTGCTAGAGGCTCTCAGCTCCACATCTTCAGATGTGATTATGTAGCATGTAGtaacaacagaaaccaggaaagcaaaATAGGACCATTGCAGGGTAGGTGAGGGAGCTGGAGCAATAAAGAGCAGAAAAGCAGGGTACAGGtatcaaataagaaaaataggaaaagggGGCCTTCTTAGAGGTAGGAGATAAATACTAAACAAAGAGGTAAGTAGGTAAAATATCAACATAGAAACCTAAGAagctctattctattctattaacaatttatatttttttcctccaaaaagaaaagataaacacaaTTTGTCTTGGTATATGGAAGTTAGTTCTTTAATCTGAAGTTCCCTCTCACAAAGGTGTTGTGATGGGGACTAACCTGGGAGACATCTAGGAACATTCATAACCATAATAATCTGTTACTTTTTTCCAGATATGTGAAGTAAACCTCTATTATGGTCCTAAGATGAATAGactccctttaatcccagcacttgggaggcagaggcaggtggatttctgagttcaaggtcagcctggtctacaaagtgagttccaggacagccagggctacacagagaaaccctgtctcgaaaacaaacaaacaaacaaacaaaaatacactcTTCACTTATCTCCTTATTCAAGAATGTTCTTTATTTCCAAGCTGGACTTGGAGTTTTAGCcaatatgtttcttctttttttctatacttTCATAATCCTAGGTCACAGACCTAAACCCACAGACCTGATCTCCTGTCAACTGTCCTTCGTTCACATAATGATGTTCCTCGCTGCAGGGGATATTTGGATTACAGACATATTTGAGACACTGAACATTGAGAATGACTTCAAATGTAAGACACTATTTTATATAAGCAGTGTGATGAGAGGCCTCTCTATCTgcaccacctgcctcctgagtgtggtcCAGGCTGTCACAATCAGTCCCAGTACATCACTGTTGGCAAAATTCAAACGAAGACTGAAAATGTACTTGATCTATGCTTTCTTCTGTATTTGTTCTTTCAATTTGTCATTCAGTAGTAGGTGGATCTTCTATGTTGCTGGTTTTACCAATGTGAGTGAAAACCACCAGATGAAGGTCACTAAATCCTGCTCACTCTTCCCCATGAACTACATCATCAGGGGATTGATTTTAACTGTGACAATGtccagagatgtgtttcttgtaggaGTCATGCTgagcacaagcacatacatgttGAATATCTTGTTCAGGCATCAGAGGCAATGCAAGCATCTTCATAGCATCAGGCACCTGAGAGCCTCCCCTGAGAAAAGGGCCACCCAGACCATCTTGCTGCTGGTGGTTTTCTTTGTGGTCATGTACTGGGTGGACTTCATCATCTCATCCACCTCAGTCCTGTTGTGGAGGTATGACCCAGTTGTCCTGACTGTTCAGAAGTTTGTGATGTGTGCCTTTCCCACAATTACTCCTTTGGTACAGATCAGTTCtgaaaatagaataataattatGTTGAAAAGCAGGCAGTCAAAGCACTGccagaatgttttttaaatatgtttttttcttttcattaaagacctattaatttacttttacttatatgtataagtatcatgttagcatgcatgcatgcactgtatattcccagtgcccacagaagtAAGAAGAGTACATAGGATCTCCAGGAATTACACATACAGATGGTTATAAGGAGTTATTCTGTGCAGACCCAattattttacttctaaaatacacaagctttgtttctttttttttcttttttctttttcttttattagatattttctctatttacatttcaaatgatatcccttttcctggtttcccctctgaaaacccctatcccctgtcctttccccctgctcaccaaccctcccactcctgcgtcctggccctggcgtttccttacactggggcatagaaccttcacaggaccaagggtctctcctcccattaatgaccaactaagccatcctcttctacatatgcatctggaatgtttcatttttaacttcAATGGTTTAAGTAGCAAAGCAAGATTCTTCATTTGATTTAAATCAATTTAGtggtattatacatatattttttgaCATTTCTGTTTCCAAGTACTATAGAGTTAAGTTAATTGTGCACAATAAGTTGATATTTCCACATAaattctctttctactttttacTTTATATCATAAATGTTCGTTTGATGCTGAAGTTACTGAAAAGAAGGTCCTTGATGATAGCCCTTTTGAAAAATTTTGAacttatgcacataaataaataatagtttcaATTTTTTATTGTAGCTGTAATTATGTTCCTTAATTTCTTTGGATCCATAAAATTAATGTGAGtataaaaatttagatttttctaCAGTTACTTAATTAGTTATGTAAAAAATgttatgtgtctgtatgtttatatatttttctatctacAGTTATAGAAATATTATTggtaaaaaatttatatatacatgcatgttgtacaatgtatttattatgtatctgtatgcatgtatgtatgtatgtgtgtacagctgaaggatgtgtgtatatgtgcacatggaggccaggagacaaCCTTGGCTGTTGTTCCTCACATGCCATTCACCTTGTGTCTTTATAGAGTATCTCTCTGTCTATGATGTGGGTGAAGATCATAATATCATGGCTCTTCCAGTTTCTACCTCTCCAGTTATGGGATTAGAAGTATTCACCACCATACCCCCTCCCATTTAAAACTGTGctcttgtttttattgaaaaaaaatcatacactaTAAACTGTTTAGTGTTTCTTCTTCTGCTGTTCCTTAGAGTTCCTCCTCACCTCCTTCACTATCCAAActgatatttctttctctctttagaaaataagcAAGCTTCTAAGAAATAAgagtaaaataaacaataatataaaagaaaataaataaattagaataggacaaaacacacagaagaaaaacgttccaaagcaaaacacaacaatcagacagacacagaaacacacaagttCTCACACAGAGaccttataaaaatacaaaaccagaagTCATAGTATATAGGCAAAGGATCACTAAAGACTCCATTAAGACTGTTTTGTGTTGTCCATCTACTGTAGGGCATAgagcctacccttaagagtagtcTGTTTCTCCAGTGAGATtatgaagaaaagtaatttttttatttgcaaattgCTTCAAAGGCAGACAGCTGTTGGATTATGGAGGGGATATGTATCAGTTCTACTCTAGGACACCACAGGCACATCCCAAACAGTTCCTGTGCATgttgccacagtctctgagttTAAATGCATGtccattttgatatatttataagGCTTTGTTTCTTTGAAGCTTTCTATCCATTCTGGCTATTCTAGTCTTTCTACCACCTTTTCCACAGAATTCCTTGTGCTCTGTGGAGAAGAATTTTATGGAGACTTTCCATACAGGGTTGACCGTCTTAATGTCTCTCATTATGTGTATTTTCTATCTATTCCCATCTTCTGGAGGAAACTTGTTTAATGATGTTGGAAGCAGactcagatctatgagtttaTCAGTATGTCATTAGATGTCATTTTTATTAGTACAGTTTTTTTTCAGGACATTAGtatatcattttctccttcatctATCTCATTTCAGGCTCTTTACAGTGCTGGGTATGGTTTCAATCTCATGGATTTCATGCTTTAAACCAAACAGATTCGGCCTACTATTGCATGAGCACATCTTATAGGAATGACACACAATTTTAGACTGAAGATTTTTTTAGATGGGCTGGTGTtgacctttctcctttggtagtatGCATGTTTCCTTCCAGAACCATAAATTCTGATCCACAGGAGTGAAGTCTGTAGTAGTCACCACCTTCATTTtaccatgttcaatgagttgtgcaAGTGTTGCATTCAGGAATACGGCTTTAaggtcagtttgtggagaacataCAACAGCCTTGACAATACATTGGGTTGTTTGGAGGTTCCCATAGAGCCCATTTaatcaacaactcaattagatagAACTGATTGCCAGTGCTGAAAGCTTCATTGGTGATGAAGGATTTCATTTGGGGTTTTGTCTCCCATTTTATGTGGCAATTTAATTTAGATCgtctttatatatctatatattttaggaagcatctACTGTGTTTAATTTCATATGACCCCTTAAATATTCCTTAGAC contains:
- the LOC110287603 gene encoding vomeronasal type-1 receptor 90-like, whose translation is MFLLFFYTFIILGHRPKPTDLISCQLSFVHIMMFLAAGDIWITDIFETLNIENDFKCKTLFYISSVMRGLSICTTCLLSVVQAVTISPSTSLLAKFKRRLKMYLIYAFFCICSFNLSFSSRWIFYVAGFTNVSENHQMKVTKSCSLFPMNYIIRGLILTVTMSRDVFLVGVMLSTSTYMLNILFRHQRQCKHLHSIRHLRASPEKRATQTILLLVVFFVVMYWVDFIISSTSVLLWRYDPVVLTVQKFVMCAFPTITPLVQISSENRIIIMLKSRQSKHCQNG